Proteins encoded in a region of the Dorea longicatena genome:
- a CDS encoding CvpA family protein, producing the protein MKGKTKAIITVFVVILAGIYYYAAIPAINIHSSETWFFIMIFLVILAVLYLGRKKLNRYEVRESKVVKGFLGVIVFLGVVYLLGTLFSSPVINAKKYQKLMTVKEGEFTKDVDELSFDKIPLLDKDTAALLGDRKMGSMVDMVSQFEADDIYSQINYKGNPVRVTPLKYASLIKWFTNQSEGIPSYIRINMANQSTELVKLKQGMKYTTSDHFNRNIYRHLRFAHPTYIYGELSFEIDENGDPYWIAPVKKFNIGLFGGETVGKVVICNAVTGKTKTYDVGNVPQWVDRVYSADLLVNLFDYYGKLKHGFFNSVLSQKDCLETTDGYNYLALNDDVWMYTGVTSVNGDQSNVGFVLANQRTMETKYYKVEGATESSAMSSAEGQVQNLKYQATFPLLLNIAGEPTYFVALKDDAGLVKKYAMVNVQKYQIVAIGDSVSQCQENYNELLLKNGVKEKEKDTRKEEEISGKITKIAQAVLDGNSHYYLMLEDSDAIYDVSVADIIDVIKCELGEQVTVTYKEDKDVNTVTKLDIGEKAKDKTSSDKIEKETGTQE; encoded by the coding sequence ATGAAAGGTAAAACGAAAGCAATAATCACGGTATTTGTCGTAATCCTTGCAGGTATCTATTACTATGCGGCAATACCGGCGATCAACATTCATTCATCGGAGACATGGTTTTTTATCATGATCTTTCTGGTGATCCTGGCTGTTCTGTATCTGGGAAGAAAGAAATTGAACAGATATGAAGTCAGAGAAAGTAAAGTAGTAAAAGGATTTCTTGGAGTGATAGTGTTTCTAGGAGTTGTATATCTGTTGGGAACACTGTTTTCTTCTCCGGTTATTAATGCCAAAAAGTATCAGAAGCTTATGACAGTTAAAGAGGGTGAATTTACAAAGGATGTAGATGAACTGTCATTTGACAAGATCCCGCTTCTGGATAAGGATACGGCAGCACTTCTCGGTGACCGTAAGATGGGAAGCATGGTGGACATGGTATCACAGTTTGAGGCGGATGATATCTACAGCCAGATCAACTATAAGGGCAATCCGGTCCGTGTGACTCCGCTGAAATACGCGAGCCTGATCAAATGGTTTACCAACCAGAGTGAAGGAATTCCGTCTTATATCCGGATTAATATGGCGAATCAGTCTACGGAGCTTGTCAAATTGAAACAGGGTATGAAATATACAACGAGTGATCATTTCAACCGTAATATTTATCGTCATTTACGTTTCGCACATCCGACATATATTTATGGAGAGCTGAGCTTTGAGATTGATGAAAATGGAGATCCATATTGGATCGCACCGGTAAAGAAATTCAACATTGGATTATTTGGTGGTGAAACAGTAGGAAAAGTAGTAATCTGTAATGCTGTGACGGGAAAAACAAAGACATATGATGTCGGAAATGTTCCACAGTGGGTAGACCGTGTATATTCCGCAGACTTATTAGTAAATTTATTTGATTATTATGGAAAATTAAAACACGGATTCTTTAACAGTGTGCTGAGTCAGAAAGACTGTTTGGAGACAACGGACGGTTATAACTATCTGGCATTAAATGATGATGTGTGGATGTATACCGGAGTTACTTCTGTAAACGGAGATCAGTCAAATGTTGGATTTGTTCTGGCAAATCAGCGTACAATGGAGACGAAATATTATAAAGTAGAAGGTGCAACAGAATCTTCTGCAATGTCATCCGCAGAAGGACAGGTGCAGAACCTGAAATACCAGGCAACATTTCCATTACTTTTGAACATTGCGGGTGAGCCGACATATTTTGTTGCATTAAAAGACGATGCCGGTCTGGTTAAAAAATATGCCATGGTAAATGTTCAGAAATATCAGATCGTTGCAATCGGGGACAGTGTCAGCCAGTGTCAGGAGAATTATAACGAACTTCTTCTGAAAAATGGTGTGAAGGAAAAAGAAAAGGACACGCGTAAGGAAGAAGAAATATCCGGAAAAATTACAAAGATTGCGCAGGCGGTTCTGGATGGAAATTCACATTATTATCTGATGTTGGAAGATTCTGATGCGATTTATGATGTGTCAGTAGCAGATATTATTGATGTAATAAAGTGTGAACTTGGAGAACAGGTGACAGTCACTTACAAAGAAGATAAAGATGTCAATACGGTTACCAAACTTGACATCGGTGAAAAAGCAAAAGATAAAACTTCTTCTGATAAGATAGAGAAGGAAACAGGTACACAGGAGTAA
- a CDS encoding AEC family transporter, translating to MEISILLAEQILAMFLTMAVGFGVVRAGLFKTEDSRIISNMVVYICNPCVVVHSFQIELTDDKIKGLMIAIGLSVVVHMVLIIGSEILSFIFHFNSIEKASIIYTNAGYLVIPLVGAVLGEEWVFYTTAFILVQTVLMWTHGVKLIGQEKELNIRKILCNPNVIAMIIGIALFTLEIRLPTVVDSCVSGFGDMISPASMMVIGMVIGDVDLKWVFRQKRPYLICLLRLIVFPLIAVVAFAGLERSGIHPDAEYILMIVLIATSAPAAAMITQLAQIYGKDSRYASVINVMSVIFCIITMPVMVLSYEMLIAL from the coding sequence ATGGAAATTAGTATACTTCTTGCGGAGCAGATTTTGGCTATGTTTCTTACGATGGCAGTGGGATTCGGAGTGGTCAGGGCTGGTCTTTTTAAAACAGAGGACAGCCGGATCATTTCAAATATGGTTGTGTATATCTGTAATCCGTGTGTCGTTGTTCATTCGTTTCAGATTGAATTGACAGATGATAAGATTAAGGGGCTGATGATCGCAATCGGACTGTCAGTGGTAGTGCATATGGTTCTGATCATCGGATCGGAAATTTTATCATTCATATTCCACTTTAACAGTATTGAAAAAGCATCCATCATTTATACAAATGCAGGGTATCTTGTGATTCCACTGGTGGGAGCTGTTCTGGGAGAAGAATGGGTTTTTTATACGACTGCATTTATCCTGGTACAGACGGTACTGATGTGGACGCATGGTGTGAAACTGATCGGACAGGAAAAGGAGCTGAATATCAGGAAAATCCTGTGTAATCCGAATGTGATCGCGATGATCATAGGAATTGCGCTTTTTACGCTGGAGATCCGGCTTCCAACGGTTGTTGACAGTTGTGTCAGTGGTTTTGGAGATATGATCAGTCCGGCGAGTATGATGGTAATTGGTATGGTGATCGGAGATGTGGATCTGAAATGGGTATTCCGTCAAAAGCGTCCGTACCTGATCTGCCTGCTCAGGCTGATCGTATTCCCGCTGATTGCGGTTGTTGCCTTCGCCGGATTGGAACGGAGTGGAATTCATCCGGATGCGGAATATATTCTGATGATTGTTCTGATTGCAACGTCAGCTCCGGCGGCAGCAATGATCACACAGCTTGCACAGATTTATGGAAAGGATTCCAGATATGCGAGTGTGATTAATGTAATGTCGGTGATATTCTGTATTATAACGATGCCTGTGATGGTGCTGAGTTATGAAATGCTGATTGCATTATAA
- a CDS encoding CapA family protein codes for MSGIKDAKKKRARRRRKRQIQRILLIIAMVLILIGFIFLVRAAIRTVVNKFTVPAVTTSANKTAGTKSTAGKHKTKKKSASKKKTSTKNTSPKADSSKRAVQLETVTISKKNPDKVSLTISSTGDCTLGTDENFSYSTSLNAYYESYGADYFFQNVRSIFQKDDLSIVNMEGTLTDETAREAKTFAFKAPAKYAAILSGSSIEAANLANNHSHDYGKKSYTDTISALDDAGIASFGYNRVKIFKVKGIKVGVTGIYELADHQKRASQVKKNIKALKKAGAQIIIVNFHWGIEKQYTPDENQKALAHLAIDEGADLVIGHHPHVLEGIEKYNGKYICYSLGNFCFGGNSTPGDTDSMIVQQTFTFHKGKLKKSSKLNIIPCSITSSSGYNDYCPVPLTGDEKQRVLDKISQYSEEL; via the coding sequence ATGAGCGGAATCAAAGATGCAAAAAAGAAGAGAGCCCGAAGGAGACGTAAGCGACAGATACAACGTATCTTATTAATCATTGCCATGGTATTGATCCTGATTGGATTTATATTCCTGGTCCGAGCTGCCATCCGCACTGTTGTAAATAAATTCACCGTCCCTGCAGTTACAACTTCGGCAAATAAAACAGCCGGTACCAAAAGCACTGCCGGAAAACATAAAACCAAAAAGAAATCTGCTTCAAAAAAGAAGACTTCGACCAAAAACACTTCCCCAAAGGCAGATTCTTCAAAAAGAGCTGTTCAATTAGAAACCGTAACCATCAGTAAAAAAAATCCAGACAAGGTTTCTCTTACTATCAGTTCCACCGGAGACTGTACATTGGGAACCGATGAAAATTTCAGTTATTCTACCAGCCTGAATGCTTATTACGAATCATACGGTGCCGACTATTTCTTCCAGAACGTCAGATCCATTTTCCAAAAAGATGATCTGTCTATCGTCAATATGGAAGGAACCCTGACAGATGAAACTGCCCGGGAGGCCAAAACCTTTGCCTTCAAAGCACCTGCCAAATATGCTGCAATCCTTTCCGGAAGCTCCATCGAAGCGGCCAATCTCGCTAATAACCACAGTCATGACTATGGGAAGAAGAGCTACACCGATACAATCTCCGCACTGGACGATGCCGGAATTGCTTCCTTTGGTTATAACCGGGTGAAGATCTTCAAAGTAAAAGGAATCAAAGTCGGTGTTACCGGAATCTATGAGCTTGCGGATCACCAAAAACGTGCATCGCAGGTAAAAAAGAATATCAAAGCATTGAAAAAAGCCGGTGCTCAGATTATCATCGTAAATTTCCATTGGGGAATTGAAAAGCAATATACACCGGACGAGAACCAGAAGGCTCTTGCACATCTCGCCATTGATGAAGGTGCAGACCTTGTAATCGGACACCACCCACATGTGCTCGAGGGCATTGAAAAATACAACGGAAAATACATCTGCTACAGCCTTGGCAATTTCTGCTTTGGCGGCAATTCTACACCTGGCGATACGGATAGCATGATCGTACAGCAGACATTCACATTCCATAAAGGGAAATTAAAGAAAAGCAGCAAATTAAATATCATTCCCTGCTCCATCACTTCTTCCAGCGGTTACAACGATTACTGCCCGGTTCCACTTACCGGAGATGAGAAGCAACGGGTACTGGATAAAATTTCACAATACAGTGAAGAACTATAA
- the leuS gene encoding leucine--tRNA ligase, translated as MSKIPYNHKAIEKKWREKWEENPVNVQYDENGNKKEKYYCLDMFPYPSGNGLHVGHWRGYVISDVWSRYKLQQGYYIIHPMGWDAFGLPAENYAIKMGVHPEISTAANIKNIKRQINEIAALYDWDREVNTTDPNFYKWTQWIFVKMFKEGLAYEKEFPINWCPSCKTGLANEEVVGGKCERCGAEVTKKNLRQWMLKITKYADRLLNDLDKLDWPEKVKKMQADWIGKSYGAEVDFPVEGRDEKITVYTTRPDTLYGATFMVLAPEHELAKSLANDETREAVEQYIYDASMKSNVDRMQDKEKTGVFTGSYAINPINGAKVPIWLSDYVLADYGTGAIMCVPAHDDRDFEFATKFNIPIIQVIAKDGKEIENMTEAYTDAVGTMINSGEWNGQESSVLKKEAPHIIEERGIGRATVNFKLRDWVFSRQRYWGEPIPIVHCPKCGNVPVPEEELPLRLPEVESYEPTGTGESPLAAIDEWVNCKCPQCGADAKRETNTMPQWAGSSWYFLRYVDNHNDKELVSREKADEMLPVDMYIGGVEHAVLHLLYSRFYTKFLYDIGVVDFDEPFHKLFNQGMITGKNGIKMSKSKGNVVSPDDLVRDYGCDSLRMYELFVGPPELDAEWDDRGIDGVNRFLKRVWNLVMDSKDADITATKEMIKERHKLVYDVTTRLESFSLNTVISAFMEHNNKLLEIAKKEGGIDKETLSTMAVLLSPFAPHVAEELWEELGHTESVFKAGWPKYDENAMKDDEIKVPVQINGKTKAVIEISADASKEEALAAGKEAIADKLTGNVIKEIYVPKKIINIVMK; from the coding sequence ATGTCAAAAATCCCTTATAACCATAAGGCAATTGAAAAAAAGTGGCGTGAAAAATGGGAAGAAAACCCGGTAAACGTCCAGTATGATGAGAATGGAAATAAGAAAGAAAAATATTACTGTCTGGATATGTTCCCATATCCGTCAGGAAACGGACTTCACGTAGGTCACTGGAGAGGATATGTAATCTCTGATGTATGGAGCCGTTATAAATTACAGCAGGGCTATTACATCATTCATCCAATGGGATGGGATGCATTCGGACTTCCGGCTGAGAATTACGCAATTAAGATGGGCGTTCATCCGGAGATCTCCACAGCTGCCAACATTAAGAATATCAAACGTCAGATTAATGAGATCGCGGCTCTTTATGACTGGGACAGAGAAGTAAATACAACAGATCCGAATTTCTACAAATGGACACAGTGGATCTTTGTTAAGATGTTCAAAGAAGGTCTTGCTTATGAGAAAGAATTCCCGATCAACTGGTGCCCTTCATGTAAGACAGGTCTTGCAAACGAAGAAGTAGTCGGTGGAAAATGCGAACGTTGCGGAGCTGAGGTTACAAAGAAGAACTTACGTCAGTGGATGTTAAAGATCACAAAATATGCAGATAGACTGTTAAATGACCTGGATAAACTGGACTGGCCTGAAAAGGTTAAAAAGATGCAGGCTGACTGGATCGGTAAATCTTACGGAGCAGAGGTTGATTTCCCTGTAGAAGGAAGAGACGAGAAGATCACAGTTTACACAACAAGACCAGATACCTTATACGGAGCAACATTCATGGTTCTGGCACCAGAGCATGAACTGGCTAAGAGTCTTGCAAACGATGAGACAAGAGAAGCAGTAGAGCAGTACATTTACGATGCTTCTATGAAGTCTAACGTAGACCGTATGCAGGATAAAGAAAAGACAGGTGTCTTCACAGGAAGCTATGCGATCAATCCGATCAACGGAGCAAAAGTTCCGATCTGGCTGTCTGATTATGTACTGGCTGACTATGGTACAGGAGCAATCATGTGTGTACCGGCTCACGATGATCGTGACTTTGAATTCGCTACAAAGTTCAATATCCCGATCATCCAGGTAATTGCAAAAGACGGTAAAGAGATTGAGAACATGACAGAGGCTTATACAGATGCTGTCGGAACCATGATCAATTCCGGAGAATGGAACGGACAGGAATCTTCTGTACTGAAGAAAGAAGCACCACATATCATCGAAGAGCGTGGAATCGGACGTGCGACAGTGAACTTCAAACTGCGTGACTGGGTATTCTCTCGTCAGAGATACTGGGGAGAGCCAATCCCGATCGTACATTGTCCAAAATGTGGAAATGTACCGGTACCGGAAGAAGAACTTCCACTCCGCCTGCCTGAAGTAGAATCTTACGAGCCTACAGGAACAGGAGAATCTCCACTGGCTGCAATCGATGAGTGGGTAAACTGCAAGTGCCCTCAGTGCGGAGCTGATGCAAAGAGAGAGACAAACACAATGCCACAGTGGGCTGGATCTTCATGGTACTTCCTGCGTTACGTAGATAACCACAATGATAAAGAACTCGTATCAAGAGAAAAAGCAGATGAGATGCTTCCGGTAGATATGTATATCGGAGGAGTAGAACATGCAGTACTTCACCTTCTGTATTCACGTTTCTACACCAAGTTCTTATATGATATCGGAGTCGTAGACTTTGACGAGCCATTCCATAAACTGTTCAACCAGGGAATGATCACTGGTAAGAACGGTATTAAGATGAGTAAGTCAAAAGGAAACGTTGTATCACCGGATGATCTGGTAAGAGACTATGGATGTGACTCCCTGAGAATGTATGAACTCTTCGTTGGACCACCGGAGTTAGATGCTGAGTGGGATGACAGAGGAATCGACGGAGTAAACCGTTTCCTGAAACGTGTATGGAACCTTGTTATGGACAGCAAGGACGCAGACATCACAGCAACAAAAGAGATGATCAAAGAGCGTCACAAACTGGTATACGATGTAACAACACGTCTGGAAAGCTTCAGCCTGAATACAGTAATCTCAGCATTCATGGAGCACAACAACAAACTGCTTGAGATCGCTAAGAAAGAGGGCGGAATCGACAAAGAGACATTATCTACAATGGCAGTACTTCTGTCACCATTCGCACCACACGTTGCAGAAGAACTGTGGGAAGAACTGGGACACACAGAGAGCGTATTCAAAGCCGGATGGCCAAAATACGACGAGAACGCTATGAAAGATGATGAGATCAAAGTTCCGGTACAGATCAACGGAAAGACAAAAGCAGTTATCGAGATCTCTGCAGACGCTTCCAAAGAAGAAGCACTTGCAGCAGGTAAAGAAGCAATTGCCGACAAGCTGACAGGAAATGTGATCAAAGAGATCTATGTTCCGAAGAAGATCATTAATATTGTAATGAAATAA
- a CDS encoding TIGR00730 family Rossman fold protein, whose translation MNITVYLGANEGNDPFFKEAVRELGAWIGTNGNTLVYGGSKSGLMGELAESVLQAGGKVIGVEPQFFIDAGFVYDEITELITTKDMSERKAKMIELGDAFIAFPGGTGTLEEITEVMSKVSLKHLDAPCILYNLNGYYDSLKQLLEHMIEMDLSSREKQEGIYFAENLEKIQKCLAK comes from the coding sequence ATGAATATTACAGTATATCTCGGAGCAAATGAAGGAAATGACCCATTTTTTAAAGAAGCAGTGCGTGAGTTGGGAGCGTGGATTGGAACAAATGGAAATACTCTTGTATATGGCGGTTCAAAATCTGGCCTGATGGGAGAACTTGCAGAAAGTGTATTGCAGGCCGGTGGTAAAGTAATCGGTGTAGAGCCACAGTTTTTTATTGATGCAGGATTTGTATATGACGAGATTACGGAACTGATCACGACGAAAGATATGTCAGAAAGAAAGGCAAAAATGATAGAACTTGGAGACGCGTTCATTGCATTTCCGGGAGGAACGGGAACACTGGAAGAGATCACGGAGGTGATGTCCAAGGTATCGCTAAAGCATTTGGATGCACCGTGTATTCTATATAATCTGAACGGATATTATGACAGCCTGAAGCAGCTTCTGGAGCATATGATAGAGATGGATCTTTCATCCAGAGAAAAGCAGGAAGGAATATATTTTGCAGAGAATCTGGAAAAAATTCAGAAGTGTCTGGCTAAATAG
- a CDS encoding YkgJ family cysteine cluster protein, with protein sequence MLREINLDEISDGRLYSSNDMAKTDCKGCDGCSACCHDMGNSIVLDPLDVYRLSTNLSKSVNELLTGPLELNVVDGIILPNLKMAGAEEACSFLDTNGRCTVHAFRPGICRMFPLGRFYENRSFQYFLQIHECPKTDRSKVKIKKWLDTPNLKTYEKYIADWHFFLKDLQEYVTNLAFDSSANSDGTARTISMHVLTQFYLTPYPEDGDFYSEFYKRLEKSRLFTQSIGI encoded by the coding sequence ATGTTAAGAGAAATTAATTTGGATGAAATATCCGATGGAAGATTATATAGCAGCAATGACATGGCCAAGACAGACTGTAAAGGATGTGATGGCTGCTCTGCCTGTTGTCATGACATGGGAAATTCCATCGTCCTTGATCCACTGGATGTATACCGGCTTTCCACCAATCTTTCCAAATCTGTAAACGAACTGCTGACCGGCCCTCTGGAACTTAATGTTGTAGACGGTATCATTCTTCCGAATCTGAAAATGGCCGGAGCCGAAGAAGCCTGTTCCTTTCTGGATACTAATGGACGCTGTACGGTCCATGCATTCCGTCCCGGAATCTGCCGTATGTTTCCTCTTGGACGCTTTTATGAAAATCGGTCTTTCCAGTATTTCTTACAGATACATGAATGTCCAAAAACAGACCGTTCCAAAGTAAAAATCAAGAAATGGTTGGATACACCGAATCTGAAAACTTATGAAAAATATATAGCCGACTGGCATTTCTTTCTGAAAGACCTTCAGGAATATGTTACGAATCTTGCTTTCGATTCTTCTGCGAATTCTGACGGAACCGCCAGAACGATCAGTATGCATGTGCTGACGCAGTTTTATCTTACGCCTTATCCGGAAGATGGGGATTTTTATTCTGAATTTTATAAACGATTAGAAAAGTCGCGGCTTTTCACTCAATCAATTGGTATTTAA
- a CDS encoding exonuclease SbcCD subunit D: protein MKFFHLSDLHIGKQLHRYNLKEDQQVILKEVITYAKELRPDAIVIAGDIYDKSVPSAEAVNVFDEFLTDLSEITPEIPILIISGNHDSPDRLKYASEILKRHHIYLAGNVPERPEEHIEKVTLHDAYGEVDFYLLPFMKPAYVKNIFVDGTPETYSDAVKEIIKREKIDYKDKRNVLVSHQFYVGEKAESPETCDSEVFSVGGIDNVDIGSVKEFDYVALGHLHGAQCIGKPEIRYCGTLLKYSVSESTQNKSLTVVTLKAKGEKPEIENYPLHPLRDVRKKKGTLDEIIKEFRETEKDDYISITLTDEIDPYKPKEQLERIFSHILEIRVDNQRTRTKLKEMDEELVMKDPFTSFAEFYKEMQGREMNGEEETIMKEIFDKAKGVE, encoded by the coding sequence ATGAAATTTTTTCATTTATCGGATCTGCATATTGGAAAGCAGCTTCATCGTTATAATTTAAAAGAAGATCAGCAGGTGATATTAAAAGAAGTTATTACTTATGCAAAAGAATTACGGCCGGATGCAATTGTAATCGCCGGAGATATTTATGATAAGTCCGTTCCATCGGCAGAAGCTGTGAATGTATTTGATGAGTTCCTGACGGATCTTTCAGAGATTACACCAGAGATTCCGATTCTGATTATCAGTGGAAACCACGATTCGCCGGATCGTCTGAAGTATGCATCTGAGATTTTAAAGAGACATCATATTTACCTTGCCGGCAATGTTCCTGAAAGACCGGAAGAACATATTGAAAAAGTAACTTTGCATGATGCATATGGAGAGGTGGATTTTTATCTGCTTCCATTTATGAAGCCGGCATATGTGAAAAATATTTTTGTTGACGGAACACCAGAAACGTATTCAGATGCTGTAAAAGAAATTATTAAACGGGAAAAGATAGATTATAAAGACAAAAGAAATGTATTAGTTTCACATCAATTCTATGTGGGCGAAAAAGCGGAAAGCCCGGAAACCTGTGATTCGGAAGTGTTTTCTGTAGGTGGGATTGATAACGTAGATATTGGATCGGTGAAAGAATTTGATTATGTAGCGCTGGGGCATCTTCACGGTGCACAGTGTATCGGAAAACCGGAGATCCGCTATTGTGGAACGCTTTTAAAGTATTCGGTCAGTGAGAGTACACAGAATAAAAGTCTTACCGTGGTGACATTAAAGGCAAAAGGCGAGAAGCCGGAAATTGAAAATTACCCGCTGCATCCGTTAAGAGATGTCAGAAAGAAAAAAGGAACACTGGATGAGATTATAAAAGAATTCCGAGAGACGGAAAAAGATGATTATATCAGTATTACACTGACAGATGAAATCGATCCGTATAAGCCGAAAGAGCAGCTGGAACGGATATTTTCCCATATACTGGAGATCCGGGTGGATAATCAGCGGACAAGAACAAAATTAAAAGAAATGGATGAAGAACTGGTCATGAAAGATCCTTTTACTTCTTTTGCGGAATTCTATAAGGAGATGCAGGGAAGAGAGATGAATGGGGAAGAAGAGACGATCATGAAAGAAATCTTCGATAAGGCGAAGGGAGTTGAGTAG